AGAGCTTGGAAGGAGACGTGCAGCAAGCAAGCTAAATGGTACCgatgatgaaaattttgatgaCTCCGGAGACCTGGAGCCGGAGTATGTCATAAAGACTAGAATAAACGAAGATGGTACTATCAGtaattattttgataaaagGAAGTTGAGAATTGCGCCTAGGTCCACTCTTCAATTTAAAGTAGGACCGCCATTTTATAGTGGGGGAAGATTTCGAAACCTAAGATGTGTTGAGACTGGTGAGCTTATGAATTTGAAACTACTACAAAGAATTGATAGAGGATTTGATAACATTGGTGACGACTGGGTAGGATATAAAAGGAACTACTTTACTTTAGTTGCTGCTTTTACAATTGACGGTTGGGActataaaaaatttctaAGCCACTCATTTACAATAGATGCACTCCCGGCAAATGATGAAACTGTTGAAGGTAGTGATATATGTTTCAATGTGAGGAAATATAGTGATCTACATTCTGATAGAACATTGCCTGTAGAGTATTTTGCAGTTAAGATAAGAGCAACTGATGACCATGATAATGATATCCCGCTAGTGCAACATACGGCGAAGAGAGATAAAGGGCCTCAATTTTCACCAGATATATGCCCTATTATTCCATCCCCACTACCAAATCATCAAGTAATTAGAGAAGCATCAAACGTGAGGAATATTGTTAAAAAGCAAAAATTCGATCCaacttttcatttttatcgCAATAAAGAGCTGAACAATTATCCGATAGATACAATATTGGGCCTGTATCCTGATAATTGCATAAAGAAAGTTGCCCGTTTTGAAAGAGTTCAATTTTCTGCATCTAACAATGTTGATAAGCATTTTGATCAAAATAGATTTTTCAAGTTACATGTCATGTTTGGAGTTGCAGTTACCGAATCATCACTAATAAATTCAGAATTTTTACAATCGGAAGAATccaaagaaatatttgaaaatacaTCTGAACCGTTTGAATTGCCAAATGGCAGAAAATACatatttcttcatattGAGGAGATGGAAACACCGGCCCTAATTATTAGAGGTAGGTCACCATCTAATTATACACCGGCTAATTACTCTcccccaaaaaaaataatatttgatgaAGTCTCATCTCCGACAAATGGTAGTAGCCCGTCTCCAGTTAAAAATGTTGGTATCATTAGCATAAAAAATAGGTCGAGACAGAAGGAGCAAAATAAGAGGAAGAGGGGAAATGCATCACTAAATAACAACTACAATAATTGCCAGAGACCTGCCAAAAGAAAGGCTTGTGTAAGAAATGCAAATGAGTCTGGGTTCAATTTCACTGATGACAATAGCTATGTGAAAGTAGATAGATACTCAAATGAGGTAGATTTAACTTCCCAGAACATTGATTCATCAGTTTTAATAGATAAAAGTGCATTGGAAGCTATCATTGAGTACAATGCGCTGCATTATAACCTGGCTGAGAACCcacaaaagaataataagaAACCTGTGTTTACTATCAATAGTAAGCCTGTCAAGAGTGCTATAAAAATCGATGCAACACAAGTCGCTATGGAGGTGTGTttagaagaaaataaattagAAAATACCGCTCAGTTTGATCCGTCGCTGTCTGAAATGCATTCATTGTCAACCAGATATTGTACAGGACTTAGTAAAAGTGGTAGGAAGAGGTCGAAAAATTCAGTAAAGCCAACATCAACCAATCTGTCAATAAATATGAGAGACTTGGAAGTACGTCCTACAATGAAATCCTTCACAGATCCAGGAATGAAAATCGGTTCACTATTAATGACATCCAACAGAGTTGACCATCTCTCTCAGCCAGACTTGCCACAGTCTGTTGAGACAGGTCTTGAGCATTGCCTATATAAAGAAACGGACGATAATTTCAGCAGAGAAGGAAGTATATTGACatctgaagaaaataatctTCCATTTTTGGAAAACAATACATCGTTTGTTCAAAATTCGTTGTGTTTCACGGAGCATCcttttgtatttgataGAGGTGCGGAACGAAGCTCGACATCACATTCCAATGCACCAAGAACATTCTCGAGATTAATTGAGGGTACTATGATAACAAACAGCTATCAAGCTATGGAAGGAAAATTAGTGGATCTCTTAATGAATTCCGATTCACCTATTGAACCCACGATGGAACCTTTTCCTTATGATCAGGCAGCACCACCCTTATATGACACTGATGATGCcatataataattttaaGGAGTGTTTCAACTCTCAGTATCTATGAAAGTTATTAGTTTAGTTTACCAATTGTTCATTATTCGGGATCTCTAACGTGCGTGGATTGCGGGAGATTTTAATTGCATTTCTCAAAATGGTCAAGCATTTCTTTGAACAATTGAAGTTAGCCGAGTATGTACAGATTCATAGAAATAACTGATATCATATACAGGAGATATGTCGTTCATACTTCAATATATCTACTTCTGTCTTACTTAAAACTGTACTCCCATTGAGGAGGATCTTTACTTAATATCTAATGTAGCAATTTAGACAAGTTTGAAGTTGTGGTAATCTTGAACGCAATGCCATCATACAATATTCTAACAGATAATAGGAAGTCGAAATAGGTGCCAAAGTAGTAGTAGAGCAGATATTTCTGTTACTATCTTCTCCTTTGTATCCTGAATAAGTGGTAAAGTGCTGTAACAgattttttgaattggTGTTGTCTTAGCGTCTTTGAAGTGTGGAGGAATATTTgctctttttcaaatctaAGTATTGTTATTTCCAGCTTAAAAGATACGCTGTTCTGGAATTAGTTTTCTAGTGAATATGATTTGTTATTGTCACGTCTAATTAATTCTTCATGCTGTTGATGTACTTTTTAATTCCATTCTTTCTGATCAAAATTACAGTCGGGTCTATACtaatttgaaatattttcaatatttttcttatttttctaAGATTCGGTACTATTGGTGTCTGTTTTTATGCAAATATGTTGCGCATATACGCTGACGCCTTGAATTGTAATTTTAATTATCGCGGCtaattaaagaaatatcCCAACCCAATGGTTAAACGTATAGCACATTACTGTCATTTGGATTTTATGTCATTGATCTGTACCCCAGAACGTGTGGGCTAAGTCAgccttttctttgttaAAAATTATAAGAGGTGTGTACATAATTTACCATGTTGATTTATAGCTCCTACGGAGCCCTTGGGTGAAATCTGTAGCTAGTCAGAGTTTATTCATTTGATGTAATAACAATTAAGGCTGCTTGTGAAGTAACATAGATGGTTCCAGTAAATAAGAGTGAGTTCGGATTATATTAAGAAATATCTTGTTCAAAAAGATTGTCTAACGATGAGGCATCTTTTATAACTAGATGAAAGGTTTCTGAAGTTTTTGTATCTTCAGCAAGAACAATATagtaacaaaaaataatacaacaCATGTTAgaaattgaatttttttaaagaaGTAATGTGTTTTGTTATTCGGTTATTATCTCGAGGCTTTGCATTTTTCAGTAGCATAAAAGTATTAAAAGTATGGCCTCAGTATCTGAACAAATTTATGTGCCTTTTACACACAATACTAAACTTAATCAGAGAGAAGATATTTATCGCAAACTGCAAAGTGTTAATCAGGTCATCtaataaatttgtttttaatttcttttatgCAGATTTTGttcatcaaattttcaACTACTTCCTAAATCGAATTGTTAGAAAATATAAGTAAAAATAGCAGCTAATACACAGTGGTTATTGACAGCAATATTATTAGTATACATGATATTGATTACTTTAACTGTGAGTAAATTAAGAAGCTCATTGCTTTTCCAAGATGACCAAATTTTTGGTACTAAAATGTATGTGGATGTTGTTAAGAATTCTATATTTTAGAAGCTCATATGTTTCGAAATCGAATAACTGTCGAGTATTTTCAAAGTATGAAGCGTTTATCTTTAGTTGATAATATGATAtttatgaaaaatatattgtCCTTTCAGATTCTACAATTTACCAAtagaatatttattttcGATCCATAGTTACGCTTAATTTGACCAAACTCAATCTAAATAATTATTGAAAGCAGTTACAAATATTAGTGGACACATGTAAAAGATATGTGATATACAACATCCGCTTCGATTCGTGCATATTTAACTTGACAATCTCTCCTTTCTAAAACAGTTTGAGTAtttaattatattatcGTGTCGAGGTTAACCAATATCTACTGGTTATGTAAATCTTGTCATACACTACAAAAAACTGACATAAGTTATATGGTTTTATTAGTTGGTGGCACTGTAGTAATCTGAGGAGCGGACTTTGAATCACCAAGAAGTATCTTATTAATACTCATTAGTACTTCAACTATCGAATCAGAATCGCATGAAATACCATTTCCTAGTCTAATCACATTCCTTGTGTTATCTAGTTTAATGAGACTAGGAGTTCCATCcctttttttcatttctagcataaaaatttcatttctaaCTTGATGGATTAGTGGATAAGCTGATGATTTTGTTGTAATGTGTTCATCTTGAGAGAAATGGACATAAAATtgaatcttcttcttcccaTTAATTGAAACCTCCTTCAATTCCAATATCAGGGTAATTTTGTAGCCTAACTCAGGGTTGAAATATACTAATTGATATTCACTCAAATTATGAAGACCTAACGTGATAGATGTAGAAGTTCTGGTTGAATCTGATTCTTCTTTTGCATTTTCTAATCTTTCCTCTTTATTTGATTCATCAAGAATTTCTTTCAGGCAACAGAAAAGTGGTGAAGTAAACTGCAAATAgctaaaaataaattgatATTCGAATTGCTGGTTATCGATAAAGGGTTGGATGATATGCTGCGGATTTTTATCTGATAATTTCACTGTCAggttttttattgtttgttCATTTGTGATGATGTTTATAGTACAGTCTTTATCGTCAGTCGAGGACTTTAGGTACTTGAATGTAACTTCGTTGGGttttaatgaaataatCTTGAAGTGGTCAGATGCAAAGTTCTTGTGTAGACGTTCCACAACATCAGTTAAAACAACTAATTGCATTAGTTTTTGTCTGAAAAGTGTCAAATACTGAACAATTTCATTTAGATTTGTAAAGGTTTCAGCCAAGTAAAAAGCTAATGGTTCTCGTTCCACAAAATTAATCAATAGATCATCACACTGGCAATGGAATGCCATTGTacttcttttgaattttcCATACAGTCTTATCTCAAACTTTTTGTAATCCATTCTCAAAAACATAGTGCTTTCAAGAATGCCACTAAGGGCTTTAGATCCCTCTAAGAAGGATTCCAACTCTATGGTAATTAATGATATGTGATGATAATTTTCAATGCTATGAGGTACCTTGTCATCCACCTCATCCTCTAATAGATGTTTTGGTAGTGAGTTCACAATCAAATCAGGAGAACAAACTTTATTACGTGTCTTCAAATGATTTAATGAGTCAATCAAAGTATGGTTAATAATCCTGTTCAAAGTACTCTTCTGTAGTGAGATGATTTTCTTATAGGTTATACTTTCTAATTTCAATGAGAGGACATTGGTTGTATCTAAATATTGTACTTTCCATTTGCCACTTGTAGATATTATTTTACCAATGCGCTTTTCTATAATACACGATGAATTAGATGACACAATTGTCAAAATTAAGTACCAGTTTACAGGCCAAGACGCCAATCTAATGAACATATCGTTTTGTAGTAAATTGGTTTTAATCTCTTCTGAGTTGACAGAGGTTGCTATTGGATTATCCAATTTGATTACCTTACTACATACCCAACCTGTTTTATCAAACATGTTTCGTATAATGTGGACAATCTTATCTAATTTGAGTCTTTGTAATACAGAAGTTAGGTCTTCGGGTGTTTCCGCTCTGTTTATTTGAGAAACATACTCAAGCAAAAGTGGGGAAGGATtcttgaaataaaatacgCCGCTAACAAGATCGATTTTAAGCTGTATTGGAGCAGTTGATAAGCAAGTAGTGGGtaattgaaataataatacacTTGGatcctcttcatcttcctGAAATACACCTCTAGATAGTAAATCTGCTCTAATTAGCCTAGAATGGTTGAACATAATCTCATCTAATATTGCCTCAACATTTCCGACAACGTGTGTATAAACTAGTGGCATATGCATCGATTGCTTGGCATTTTCGTTATCCCATTTGAGAACTAAATCCTCGGACTTCCTGTCAACACCAATAATTATCTTTGTCTTATTTCCTAGCTTCCCGTTTCTCCAGTATTTCATTACTATTAAACTCTTCTTGGCATTGTAACTATGCACCAGGTTCCCGCCAGAAAATTTACCATCATTTTCCAAATTTAACAGCTCTAGATGAATCATGTAAAGCTGTAAAGTAAGAACGTAACGATGTAGTAAGCTGTACAAGGAGTATAATGGTTTCTTATTTCTTAGTAAGACATCATTGATAATCTTTTCAAGCCTTGGTTTATTGAATAAACTATCTGTACCAGCAAATAATAACTTGAAatcaacaaagaaaaaaggtGAGTGTCTATCAATAGTGGAGAgttgaatttcaaattcgCCTGGAACAGTGATATATACTCTTCCATCTCTAATTTCATAGTTGTTGAATTGTTTTGGAATGTCGATCGATGAAATTTTTATCATCACAATTATGTTGAGATCCTTTAATCTTTGCATAATAAGTTTTGTGGGTATTCTTAATTGACCATTCACGGTCTCATATTCATTGTTTTCTCCACTCAGCTTAAAATCGTGGGTAGGTAAATTTGGTCTTCCCAATGTAAGAACTTCAAGTGCCGTTACAAGATCGACATTGGGCAATTTTGCATTTGTTGTAGACTCCAGAGTGGATTTCAGTGCCCAGATGCAATTATTGACTGTCATATTTGTACCTCTAAACCAGTTTAGTAAATCAATCATTATATTGAAGTTGTTTTCCTTTATAGTCCGGCACCATTTTATCAGCACGTACAACTTCAGAAATTGGTTCCTAATAAATATCAGCAGATTCAAAAATCTCATCTTTCTAGCAGTTGAAGTATCTGCTGTATTCATGTGAACTGTTGTTTTCATATATTGAGAAATCTCCTTTACTGTATATACGGTTAGATTCCTTATTATCATAGACAAAGGCATTTGATTAATCTCTACATGAGGAATGGGTGGAGGTGAGTTTGTTGAGTCCTCCTGGTTAACATCTTCCACCGTATTGACAGGGCTTTTAAGCCCTATATTGGCATTTGTCTTTGGAATAGGTGCTTGTTCAACTACCTCCATTTCATTCTTGCCATTCATAGCTACTTCGCTCGGTGTTACTCCTGGTGCAGCTCTCGTCCCATTCATGCCTGTGTTGTGCTATTATATTGAATGGAATGAGTTTTTattcattcaaaaatagGCCAACGTCCTAAACTGTTCTGATTGACTTTCTTTACTATATCTATCAATTACCTTTATAGTCTCTCTCTAATTGAGTTGAGGTTTGCTGAATTCGTAACCTGAACAGCCTATCTCTATTAGAATAGAACAACAATCGTATTCCTAGAAGAGACACACACTAGGACTTGTCCTTGAAACAAGTTGCAAAAATCTCTAAATCCTTTCACAATTGGCAACCGATCTCTCCTCTGTGCCTGTGTTATTTCTATGTCCCTCTATCCTTctatctttttcttttcagtcCCGGCTTCAATTTCTATTTCTATCGTTAAAACTCCAGAAACGGCCTGAAGAGggcttttttttcctttcctCCCCAGTTTTATTGGCAAGAACAATTCAGCAACCGTGACCAATGCCTGCTGAACCTCGAATTACCAACGCTGGCTATTTATACCCTAGATATAGTCAGCGGCTCCGTCTTTATTGTTCCGCCATAACTTA
This window of the Nakaseomyces glabratus chromosome L, complete sequence genome carries:
- the RGR1 gene encoding Rgr1p (CAGL0L13112g~Ortholog(s) have RNA polymerase II repressing transcription factor binding, TFIIB-class transcription factor binding activity) is translated as MNGTRAAPGVTPSEVAMNGKNEMEVVEQAPIPKTNANIGLKSPVNTVEDVNQEDSTNSPPPIPHVEINQMPLSMIIRNLTVYTVKEISQYMKTTVHMNTADTSTARKMRFLNLLIFIRNQFLKLYVLIKWCRTIKENNFNIMIDLLNWFRGTNMTVNNCIWALKSTLESTTNAKLPNVDLVTALEVLTLGRPNLPTHDFKLSGENNEYETVNGQLRIPTKLIMQRLKDLNIIVMIKISSIDIPKQFNNYEIRDGRVYITVPGEFEIQLSTIDRHSPFFFVDFKLLFAGTDSLFNKPRLEKIINDVLLRNKKPLYSLYSLLHRYVLTLQLYMIHLELLNLENDGKFSGGNLVHSYNAKKSLIVMKYWRNGKLGNKTKIIIGVDRKSEDLVLKWDNENAKQSMHMPLVYTHVVGNVEAILDEIMFNHSRLIRADLLSRGVFQEDEEDPSVLLFQLPTTCLSTAPIQLKIDLVSGVFYFKNPSPLLLEYVSQINRAETPEDLTSVLQRLKLDKIVHIIRNMFDKTGWVCSKVIKLDNPIATSVNSEEIKTNLLQNDMFIRLASWPVNWYLILTIVSSNSSCIIEKRIGKIISTSGKWKVQYLDTTNVLSLKLESITYKKIISLQKSTLNRIINHTLIDSLNHLKTRNKVCSPDLIVNSLPKHLLEDEVDDKVPHSIENYHHISLITIELESFLEGSKALSGILESTMFLRMDYKKFEIRLYGKFKRSTMAFHCQCDDLLINFVEREPLAFYLAETFTNLNEIVQYLTLFRQKLMQLVVLTDVVERLHKNFASDHFKIISLKPNEVTFKYLKSSTDDKDCTINIITNEQTIKNLTVKLSDKNPQHIIQPFIDNQQFEYQFIFSYLQFTSPLFCCLKEILDESNKEERLENAKEESDSTRTSTSITLGLHNLSEYQLVYFNPELGYKITLILELKEVSINGKKKIQFYVHFSQDEHITTKSSAYPLIHQVRNEIFMLEMKKRDGTPSLIKLDNTRNVIRLGNGISCDSDSIVEVLMSINKILLGDSKSAPQITTVPPTNKTI
- the NDT80 gene encoding transcription factor NDT80 (CAGL0L13090g~Ortholog(s) have DNA binding transcription factor activity, sequence-specific DNA binding activity), which produces MAKKYCNVELGRRRAASKLNGTDDENFDDSGDLEPEYVIKTRINEDGTISNYFDKRKLRIAPRSTLQFKVGPPFYSGGRFRNLRCVETGELMNLKLLQRIDRGFDNIGDDWVGYKRNYFTLVAAFTIDGWDYKKFLSHSFTIDALPANDETVEGSDICFNVRKYSDLHSDRTLPVEYFAVKIRATDDHDNDIPLVQHTAKRDKGPQFSPDICPIIPSPLPNHQVIREASNVRNIVKKQKFDPTFHFYRNKELNNYPIDTILGLYPDNCIKKVARFERVQFSASNNVDKHFDQNRFFKLHVMFGVAVTESSLINSEFLQSEESKEIFENTSEPFELPNGRKYIFLHIEEMETPALIIRGRSPSNYTPANYSPPKKIIFDEVSSPTNGSSPSPVKNVGIISIKNRSRQKEQNKRKRGNASLNNNYNNCQRPAKRKACVRNANESGFNFTDDNSYVKVDRYSNEVDLTSQNIDSSVLIDKSALEAIIEYNALHYNLAENPQKNNKKPVFTINSKPVKSAIKIDATQVAMEVCLEENKLENTAQFDPSLSEMHSLSTRYCTGLSKSGRKRSKNSVKPTSTNLSINMRDLEVRPTMKSFTDPGMKIGSLLMTSNRVDHLSQPDLPQSVETGLEHCLYKETDDNFSREGSILTSEENNLPFLENNTSFVQNSLCFTEHPFVFDRGAERSSTSHSNAPRTFSRLIEGTMITNSYQAMEGKLVDLLMNSDSPIEPTMEPFPYDQAAPPLYDTDDAI